The following is a genomic window from Chryseobacterium sp. StRB126.
ATGCCCGTGTAAAACTCAACAGAACAAAAGAAAAAATACAGCAAATCATAAAAAAATCAGGTTATGAATTTTGATCAATTAAAAGAACAGTGGAATAATGAAGACAGCAATGTTCATATTCCGGACACTATAGAACAATTAAAGGAAAGTAAGCACCCTATTGAAAAAATCCAAAAAAACATGAAAAAAGAATTCCCGGCACAGGTTCTGGCGATTATTCTTATCGGATTTTTCCCTCTTCAGTTTAATTTTTCTGCTTCTCAATATCTTATTTATTATATATCCTACACCCTGATGGTTGTTATATCAACCTATTATCTTTATGGATTTTATAAGTTCTATAAGCAAACGGAACTCTACACAGGAAACACCAAGAGCAGTCTTTGGAAAATTTTCCATGAGCTTAGGTTGAATATGGAAAGATACCAGTCATTCGGATTTTTACTCCTGCCCCACTTCCTGCTCACTATTGTACTGACAATCTATAATACTTTGGAAGAAAAAGGGAAGACATTATCTGAACTCACCAACGCTCATCAGTATTCTTTAATTCTGACTGTTTTGATAGGAACCCTTTTTGTTGTAATAAGCATTATTTTATGGACAAAGTATATTTATGGACGCCAGGCTAAACAATTGGAAAACATTCTGAATGAAATGGACGAATAACATTCAAAAGAGCATTTTTAAACCCATAAAAAGTAAACCTCAGATCATTTCTGAGGTTTTGTTATTTAAAAAATTGTTATTTATCATCTTCAAATTTATTTGAGGTTTTATTTTTCCTTAAATTTGCAGATCAGAAATAAATCGCTATGGATTTATAAAGATTTTGATCCGGTACATTATTTTCTGAATTATAAATTCTCAACAACATGCTATCAAAAATAAACCCTATACAAACCAACAGCTGGAAAGCCCTTGACGAACATTTTGCATCTAACGATCTTGAACTAAGAAGCCTTTTCCAGTACAACCCAAACCGTTTTGAAGAATTTTCTCTACAAAAGGATAACTACCTTTTCGATTATTCTAAAAACCTTATTGATTCCAGAACAAAAGCACTTTTATTACAATTGGCAGAAGAATGTCAGTTAAAAGATGCTATTTCTAAAATGTTCTCTGGAGATAAAATCAACGAAACGGAAGGAAGAGCAGTTTTACATACTGCTTTGAGGGATTTTTCCGATCGTGAAATTCTTGTGGATGGTGAAAATATCAAGCCACAGATTAAAAGAGTATTGAATCACATGAAAGCTTTTTCTGAAAAAATCATTTCAGGAGAACACAAAGGTTTCAGCGGAAAAGAAATTACAGATGTCGTAAACATCGGAATCGGAGGTTCAGATTTGGGGCCTGTAATGGTTTGTTCGGCCTTAAAGCATTTTAAAACAAGACTGGATGTTCATTTTGTTTCCAATGTGGACGGAAATCATATTGCAGAGGTTGTTAAAAACTTAAACCCGGAAACTACTCTATTCATTATTGCTTCTAAAACGTTTACCACTCAGGAAACAATGACGAATGCTAATTCAGCAAAAGACTGGTTCCTTAAAGCTGGAAAACAGGAAGATGTAGCAAAACATTTCGTAGCTCTATCCACTAATATTGAAGCTGTTAAAAACTTCGGAATTGCAGAGGAGAACATTTTTGAGTTTTGGGACTGGGTAGGCGGAAGATACTCGCTTTGGAGCGCTATTGGATTAAGCATTGTGCTGGCTGTAGGCTATGAAAACTTTGAACAGCTTTTAAAAGGAGCTTTTGATACAGACCAACACTTCCAGACAGAAGATTTTTCAGAAAATGTTCCTGTATTAATGGGACTTTTAGGAATCTGGTATCGTAACTTCTATGCAGCAACCAGCTATGCAATTCTTCCCTACTCCCAATATCTGGACAGATTTGCAGCTTATCTTCAGCAGGGAGACATGGAAAGCAACGGAAAATGTGTGGATAGAAATGGTGAATTTGTAGAATACGAAACAGGACCGATCATTTGGGGTGAACCCGGAACGAATGGACAGCATGCATTCTATCAACTGATCCACCAAGGTACAGAATTGATTCCTGCAGACTTTATTGCTTATGCTAAAAGCTCTAATAAGGTTTCTGACCATCAG
Proteins encoded in this region:
- the pgi gene encoding glucose-6-phosphate isomerase → MLSKINPIQTNSWKALDEHFASNDLELRSLFQYNPNRFEEFSLQKDNYLFDYSKNLIDSRTKALLLQLAEECQLKDAISKMFSGDKINETEGRAVLHTALRDFSDREILVDGENIKPQIKRVLNHMKAFSEKIISGEHKGFSGKEITDVVNIGIGGSDLGPVMVCSALKHFKTRLDVHFVSNVDGNHIAEVVKNLNPETTLFIIASKTFTTQETMTNANSAKDWFLKAGKQEDVAKHFVALSTNIEAVKNFGIAEENIFEFWDWVGGRYSLWSAIGLSIVLAVGYENFEQLLKGAFDTDQHFQTEDFSENVPVLMGLLGIWYRNFYAATSYAILPYSQYLDRFAAYLQQGDMESNGKCVDRNGEFVEYETGPIIWGEPGTNGQHAFYQLIHQGTELIPADFIAYAKSSNKVSDHQDKLLANFFAQTEALAFGKTEEEVEEELRNAGKSDEEIDRLLNFKVFHGNTPTNSILFKELTPFSLGQLIAMYEHKIFVQGVIWNIFSFDQFGVELGKVLANKILPELESNETVTSHDSSTNGLINYYKGNK